TTTTTGTGTACACAATATATTTTTTCGATGAAGGGTGTTCAACTACCACCCTTGTATGTGGCTATGCCACTGCACAATACTGTGTTTCAGCGTAAACATAATATCAGATATAATTGTCCTGGTGCTTCTTGATCAAAATTGACAGAAAAAAGATTTATTATCTATACATTAGTGTACACTCATTAAATCTTCTTTATTCAAACAAACTGGCTTAAATAGGAGGACAATTGTAAATGACTATTTTCTTGATTTGAATATAATATTAAAGTATAGCATGATTATTTGGATTATAATAATATATCTTGCAGTTGTGTAGaatcttctcaatctttgtcaagtTTCCATATTTTATTCATTTAGATGGCCGTGCCTGTCAggttaagaaaactaaaaagaaTTATTGCTTAACTACATATAGGAATTAAAGATGCAGAGTGTAGAAATGTGTTACCATTGAcgttgaactttcaacttcttcCGCTAGATTGGTTTACTACGGAACAGTGATTGAAACTATAGTTTGTGGAAATGTTTAATGTTTGGTTAATTCAAAGAAGATACATCTCTAGTCTATTGTTAAtatcaattttcaaaaaaaaaaactttatggTCAACTTTACTTAAAGACAAGAGTCTCCATGTCAATTCTCATTTTAATTAGTTGCAGGTATAACATGCATGAATTAGGCGTTTGGACACACATTATATATGTGCAAATGttatttgcaaatattgaaacATTAGGTGCAAATCAAGGTTGAAAAACTTGTTTTATGAGCATTTTAAGTGAAATCGTGAATTTTCCACTAATTcactaaaaaaaaattcaagtgaaatATATGTCCAAGAAAAGAATTTATTCAAATTCATGCAATTGTTTCAACTTCAACCAAATATTgctcaaaaaatatattttaatgaTAACGCATAGCATTTCACATATAACGTGTCTCCGTTCAACTCTCACTATCCATCATCTATCTCCCTTCCAATTCCCTAACCCTGAATATAatagaaaaatactttttttaaattgaaaaaaatttCTTTGGTTATGTACTATGTACGTTACTACGTACAATCGCAAAATACCCTCCCTCTCTTGCCCAAAAGCTATAAATAAATAAGAACAAACAAACGAGACGTCTTTAATTTGTAACCCTCGCGTAAGGCTAAATTTGCCTTCACTTCTTGCATTACTTGACCGAGAAATGCAAGTATGCAACGTTATTGGTCTGTCTGAGCTTTGAGCCATCAGAtaaaacacccccccccccaaataccCCCACCCCACACCCTCCCCTAAAAAAACAAATGGCGTATATCCTGGTCACAGCAAAGAATTTCAAAACCCAAACAGCATGAGAAGTGTCAAGTGTGTATACTTCCAGTAACTCTGGCTCCTACTTCATGATTTTCTTCCCTATTCAACTCACTCTCCCTTTTTAATTAGTAtcgaaaattcaaaatcatgtttgtttgtttgtacgtCCTTATCTCAACCTCCTCTTTAACTCATCAGATCAGACTCTCCATCACGGATTCTGTATGAAAGTTGTAATCTTTTGATAACCAAATCTTGAGTAATTGCGAATTAAGAAGTGAAAACTGGTTTCTTGAATTTGGGTGTTTgataaattaaaaaaagaaagactATGGTAATGGAAATTGTGGTATCCGTAGTGTTGCTGTTGGTGGGAATAGCTGTTTTAGTATTcattcatgtttgtattgttggaAGAGCATTCAGGAGCAGAAATGGTATAAATGGTGCCATTTTTAATCCAAGAAATCTGAACAAAAGTATGTCACAGGAAGATATCAAGAAACTGCCTTGTTTTGATTACAAAGTGGAAATAAAAGGAAGTGGTAGCCCTGTGGATTGTGCTGTGTGTTTGGAGAATTTTAAAGTTGGTGAAAAGTGTAGGATTTTACCTAAGTGTAACCATAGTTTTCATGCTCAATGCATTGATTCATGGCTACAGAAAACAGCTGCTTGTCCAATTTGCAGAGCCAGTGCTAAATCACCATTGAAAACAGAGGAAGAAAACAACAATTCTAGTGAAGTTGGAATTGAAATGACTTAAAGGTAACAATTGTTTATTCTGTCTTTTTTTTCTTGTGAGTGGTTAGTAGTTTGAAATTTGATTCCTTGCTTCTGTTGGAGGAGAGAGCTAAATACGTGGCTAATTTACATTATAAATTgtggggaaaaagaaaaggatgAGTAGTTTATTTCATATATTTATTGCACTTGCTGATTCCTTTCCATAGCGATgtattcttttttcattttttcctgcAATTGTAAGCTTTGTTTTATTGTAATTAATGCTATAATGCTGTCAAATATACAATTGCTCGCGttcttcttcttctatctttTAAAGTTGAATTTATGGAGGAGGAAACAAAAAGAGAGGGTCCAGAGGAGAACAAGGTTAGGAAAATATTGGGGTATTATTACTTTTAGCACGTACCAGAAATTATTTACggtagccgaaaaagtatataaaatttatataatttttgtatataacatacaacaTACTATATATATTCGGCTATTAATTTTATAGTGGCTATACAATGTTATTTTTCTGAAAATATTCGCTAGGCCCAATAAATATATGATGTGTGTCCTTATttgtgggaagttcttggagagaaagatgtcgggggtctatttggaaacagcatctctaccccagggtaggagtaaggtctgtgtacactctaccctcctcagaccccactaagtgggattgttgttgttgttactttgATCATTTTTAATTAATAGTATATTTTATCTAAATTTCTCACTTAAACATGATATTTGCACAGTTTGATTTGATCATATCCCTTGTCCAATTAGTTTTGTCAAAGATGAAATCGAATAAAATATTAGGACTAATACGCCAAGTTATTATCAGATTTCTAGGTGGGCGTTGGGAGCTTAATATCTATCATCTAATCATAGTTTTTGTTGGTCTTACAACGGGGCCTCAATTATCATAACTTTCGGTTTAAGTGTGTCTAGCAGACTAACACTAGACAATAATTATTACTTGGAATAATAAGTACTTACTTAATTTCGGATCAGTTTTTAATGTATTTACACTGCGCGTGTGTTTCTTttatatgtttttcttttttctttaaaaaaaaaaaccttcaGTTAATTACCCCAAAAAAAGAAACAGCTGTTATGTCCCTGATAATACATAGATATGTATGCTTCAAATAAGTATTTAAGTTACATATGCCAATATTGTAAGGCTTTTTCACACCATCAATTAAATTTAATCAGTAATAGCAGGTCATTACGTCATTTTAATGTTACAACATTAAGcttaatatatataaaattaggtATTCTGTAGATTAATTTAATCTAACGGTGTGAAAAAATTGCTTTAAACTCAATAAATAATTATTCTGTTCATCTCAAGTAAATACGTATCAAAAATGAACAATTAGCTTTTCTTTGGTCGTTAGAAATGATATTAGGACAAGGAGATCACGATTTTTTCCTGCTCGAATTTGGAATTCCCAGATTTCCAACGCTCTGTCaatactttttcttatttctaaaTAATCAGAtcaatttttatctaaaaattTACATACAAGGCCTACTTTATTTTGTTGACTCTATGTCTTGTGGGAGTTTGATAATTTCTGTAGTGTTTACGAACGGGATATATACACAATTTTAAAAGCTTTGGACATTTACGTAAAGTTGCAGATATTGCCACAAAGATAATTATTTTTAGCTGAGTGGTCAAATGTGTAACTTgcccaaaaaaaaggaaaaactacAATAGGGCcgttgcaaaaaataatatacgGAAAAATAGATATCTTTTGTATATTAATATATAATATACAGATTTTTGGCTAGcgaatattattatttttagttGACTAGCCAATTGTGTAACttccaaaataataataataataaaaaaatcgcCTGGGAAAGgggtgaaattaaaaaatagccagatttacaagtggtaattgaaaaatagccacagtttcaaaagtaatcgaaattagccacttttcatgtaaagataaatctgaacgaaaatattgttcaaaattcggaaaatattccagcataatatactagagttcgagttttttacatgtgaacttctagcataatatgctggaagttcttgcactggtgctccagtctccaata
This sequence is a window from Nicotiana sylvestris chromosome 3, ASM39365v2, whole genome shotgun sequence. Protein-coding genes within it:
- the LOC104232983 gene encoding RING-H2 finger protein ATL77-like codes for the protein MVMEIVVSVVLLLVGIAVLVFIHVCIVGRAFRSRNGINGAIFNPRNLNKSMSQEDIKKLPCFDYKVEIKGSGSPVDCAVCLENFKVGEKCRILPKCNHSFHAQCIDSWLQKTAACPICRASAKSPLKTEEENNNSSEVGIEMT